One Glycine soja cultivar W05 chromosome 2, ASM419377v2, whole genome shotgun sequence genomic region harbors:
- the LOC114376749 gene encoding universal stress protein A-like protein, whose translation MELEQLEDKLLRLHDKLYTTFTAAEFKQTSKKIKTEEQIDDHEHIDNGFAGEKQNSTFQFLASSFRYGKGTNCWAVDNLINKGDQIILITVQPPQAHHTRKELFEDTSSPLVPLEELRELNFTKQYEIAGDPEVIDILDTASMTKGAKAVAKVYWGDPREKLCNAVEDLHLDFLVVGSRGLGPIKRVLLGSVSNNVMTNASCPVTVVKGKQSSNSHH comes from the exons ACTCCATGACAAGCTCTACACAACTTTTACAGCCGCAGAATTTAAGcaaacaagtaaaaaaataaagacagaAGAACAAATTGATGACCATGAACATATTGACAACGGATTTGCTGGAGAG AAACAGAACTCAACCTTTCAGTTTTTGGCATCATCATTCAGATATGGCAAAGGCACGAACTGTTGGGCCGTTGATAATCTCAtcaacaaaggtgatcaaatcaTCTTGATCACCGTTCAGCCTCCCCAAGCTCATCACACCCGAAAGGAGCTTTTTGAGGACACTAGTTCAC CTTTAGTGCCTCTGGAGGAATTGAGGGAGTTGAATTTTACTAAGCAATATGAGATTGCCGGGGATCCTGAGGTCATAGATATCCTTGACACTGCCTCCATGACTAAAGGG GCAAAGGCAGTTGCAAAGGTGTATTGGGGAGATCCAAGGGAGAAGTTGTGTAATGCTGTAGAAGATCTTCACCTGGACTTTTTGGTTGTTGGAAGCAGGGGTTTAGGTCCCATTAAAAG GGTGTTGTTGGGCAGCGTAAGCAATAATGTGATGACAAATGCTTCTTGCCCCGTCACAGTGGTTAAGGGAAAACAATCTTCCAATTCCCATCATTAA